One Periophthalmus magnuspinnatus isolate fPerMag1 chromosome 8, fPerMag1.2.pri, whole genome shotgun sequence genomic window carries:
- the ints1 gene encoding integrator complex subunit 1 translates to MNRPKPANIRRPSAAKPSGHPPPGDFIALGSKSQGGEPKAPAVLLKPAAAGLPTDRKREPPSSLPSSSGLSSLTKRPKLSTTPPVSALGRLADAAAVDKRAISPSIKEPSVIPIEVSPSMLLDEIEAAESEGNDDRIEGLLCGAVKQLKMNRAKPDITLYLSLMFLAKIKPNVFATEGIIEALCSLLRRDASINFKAKGNSLVSVLACNLLMAAYEEDENWPEIFVKVYIEDSLGERIWVDSSHCKTFVDNIQTAFGTKMPPKSMLLQADTGRTPGDLSAGSSPHPSTPDEDDSQTELLIAEEKLSPEDEGQVMARYDDLAESVEDYVLDVLRDQLNRRQPMDNVSRNLLRLLTATCGYKEARLMAVQRLEMWLQNPKLTRPAQDLLMSLCMNCNTHGADDMEVISNLIKIRLKPKVLLNHYMLCVRELLNANKDNLGTMVKLVIFNELSNARNPNNMQVLHTVLQHSPEQAPKFLAMVFQDLLTNKDDYLRASRALLREIIKQTKHEINFQSFCFGLMQERKEASYVDMEFKERFVIQVTDLLTVSMMLGITAQVKEAGIAWDKGEKKNLEVLRSFQNQIAAIQRDAVWWLHTVVPTISKVGPKDYVHCLHKVLFTEQPETYYKWDNWPPESDRNFFLRLCSEVPLLEDTLMRILVIGLSRDLPLGPADAMELADHLVKRAAGVQSDDLEVLKVERIQLIDAVLNLCTYHHPENIQLPAGYQPPNLAISALYWKAWLLLLVVAAFNPQKIGLAAWDSYPTLKMLMEMVMTNNYTYPPCTVADEDTKTEMINRELQISQREKQEILAFESHLAAASTKQTITENNSLLLSQLTSLDPQGPPRRPPPQVQEQVKTLNQSLRLGHLLCRSRSPDFLLNIIQRQASSQSMPWLADLVQSSEGSLDVLPVQCLCEFLLHDAADDTLMADDDDEGESKEQKAKKRQRQQKQRQLLGRLQDLLLGPKADEQTTCEVLDYFLRRLSSSQVASRVLAMKGLSLVLSEGALKDGEERDQPMEEDSTDAELLPSYQWLLQDLPKLPLFDTVRAMTSTALQQAIHMETDPQTISAYLIYLSLHAPIEEQAAHNDLALDVARLIVERSTIMNSLFSRHSCRPESDAVLNAFLTIFSTYIKRMRKTKEGEDLYSWSESQDQVFLRWTTGETATMHILVVHAMVILLTLGPPKGDSDFFALLDIWFPDKKPLPTAFLVDTSEEALLLPDWLKLRMIRSEVSRLVDAALQDLEPQQLLLFVQSFGIPVSSMSKLLQYLDQAVSHDPQSLEQNIMDKHYMAHLVEVQHERGATGGHTFHSLLSSSLPPRRDSSEASKAKVTVEQAPSSVKMRAASQLNISPEDDLTGILLQIFPLKVDARWHGPPPSQLSLSLQQALAKELMRAKKGQIQQGGLAFCLLKAIAALLTSAHAGPIVLSMHRSHALSCPLMRQLHLYQRLVSQDVAFSSLFLKVIVEMLIWLDNPTIEPGPLKSLLKSFAGQNSHKHMHTDVRTGFLHLADALAYQRETEVPVRAIIAMLKAGERYNAETELVGKVLKGLMEVKSPYLEELLSLLMAASTQGGTAGPVAMVISLLLQESEERAVKKEPDSNNCEVIKSGLNSGLLVDWLEHLDPEVTSVCPDLQQKLLFSLNKARGSPAYRPYLLALLTHQSNWCTLLQCISALLGKQRDHKLDPSSALDFLWACSHIPRIWQGRDQKIPEKKTEKFVLQLSAEELISLVELILAESELSSHTEAHKDTQTSNSLLQSRLPLLHSYCNGEMDNIKQVAEYLINCIKKQEDSEMNQRCQNLLLQIYLHFPEVIQHVSLPESTFSSGGAADGSSCKLDVLVHRLVTLLADIGDSKSAEGRVSDANLACRKLAVSHPVLLLRHLPMIAGLLHGRIHLNIHEFRQQNHMTFFSNVLAILKLLQPLVFHSNHQRALQDCLLSFMKVLQNFQRSRFPLVFINKFLQFTQKYITHDASAAIPYLQKHSNILQSLSAENPDLVQLKSLLAGLTLPVKSSSSEVSAEERDDDVAAGSLPLVNISASVSISQADLTRYLKKMSRGEAVEDVLEVLTEVDEKSRRSPEIVQYFISDLQRLMASSEELCRNMAFSLALRCIQNNPSLATDFLPTFMYCLGSGNFDVIQTALRNLPEYVLLCQEHADILLHKAFLVGIYGQIDTSSMISESMKVLHMEATT, encoded by the exons atgaatcGCCCAAAGCCAGCAAATATCAGACGGCCAAGTGCTGCTAAGCCATCGG GTCACCCCCCTCCTGGAGACTTCATCGCTCTGGGCTCAAAGTCTCAGGGAGGAGAACCCAAAGCCCCGGCTGTGCTCCTCAAACCAGCAGCAGCCGGTTTACCCACTGACCGCAAGAGAGAGCCTCCCTCCTCACTGCCTTCCTCCTCTGGCCTGTCCAGTCTCACCAAACGCCCCAAACTCTCCACCACCCCTCCAGTCAGTGCCCTGGGACGCCTCGCAGATGCAGCTGCAGTTGATAAGAGGGCAATATCACCCTCAATCAAAGAACCATCAGTTATTCCTATTGAAG TGTCCCCTTCAATGCTCTTGGATGAGATTGAAGCCGCAGAGTCGGAGGGAAATGACGACCGCATCGAGGGACTGCTGTGTGGAGCTGTCAAACAACTGAAAATGAACCGAGCCAAACCTGACATTACACTGTATCTAAGTTTGATGTTTCTTGCCAAAATCAAACCCAATGTTTTTGCCACAGAAGGAATAATAGAG GCTCTGTGCAGTCTTTTGCGCCGTGATGCTTCTATTAACTTCAAAGCAAAGGGAAACAGTCTTGTGTCTGTACTCGCTTGTAATCTGCTTATGGCCGCATATGAGGAGGACGAGAACTGGCCTGAGATCTTTGTtaaa GTGTACATTGAGGACTCCTTGGGAGAAAGAATTTGGGTGGACAGCTCTCACTGTAAAACATTTGTTGACAACATACAAACAGCTTTTGGCACCAAGATGCCCCCAAAGAGCATGCTGCTGCAGGCTGATACAGGGAGGACTCCTGGAGATCTCAGTGCTG GGAGCAGTCCACACCCCTCTACTCCAGACGAGGATGACAGTCAGACAGAATTGCTAATTGCAGAAGAGAAGCTCAGCCCCGAGGATGAAGGGCAGGTCATGGCAAG GTATGATGACCTGGCAGAGAGCGTGGAGGACTACGTGCTTGATGTACTGAGAGATCAGTTGAACCGGAGGCAGCCAATGGACAACGTGTCCCGTAACCTGCTCCGTCTGCTCACCGCTACATGTGGATACAAGGAGGCCCGGCTCATGGCTGTGCAGAGGCTGGAGATGTGGCTACAAAATCCTAAG TTAACCCGACCTGCACAAGACCTTCTCATGTCACTATGTATGAACTGTAACACACATGGAGCAGATGACATGGAGGTGATTTCCAATTTGATTAAGATTCGCCTTAAGCCCAAAGTTCTCCTAAACCACTATATGCTCTGTGTCAG GGAGCTTTTAAATGCTAACAAAGACAACCTGGGGACTATGGTCAAGCTGGTGATTTTCAATGAGTTGTCCAATGCCAGAAATCCCAACAATATGCAAGTACTTCACACAGTCTTACAGCACAGTCCAGAACAAGCTCCAAAG TTTTTAGCTATGGTGTTCCAGGACCTGCTAACTAATAAAGATGATTACTTGCGAGCCTCCAGAGCATTGTTGAGAGAAATAATTAAACAAACGAAGCATGAGATTAACTTTCAGTCGTTCTGCTTTGGTTTAAtgcaagaaagaaaagaggCCAGCTATGTTGACATGGAATTTAAA GAGCGTTTTGTTATCCAAGTTACTGATTTACTGACGGTGTCCATGATGCTCGGAATAACTGCACAAGTAAAAGAAGCAGGAATTGCATGGGACAAAGGAGAAAAGAAGA ATTTAGAGGTCTTGAGGTCATTTCAGAATCAAATAGCAGCCATTCAAAGGGATGCCGTGTGGTGGCTTCACACTGTGGTTCCTACGATTAGCAAAGTCGGACCCAAAGACTATGTTCACTG cctccataaagtgcttttcacagaGCAACCTGAAACATATTACAAGTGGGACAACTGGCCTCCTGAGAGTGACAGAAA TTTCTTTCTTCGTCTGTGCTCGGAGGTGCCGTTACTCGAGGACACTTTGATGCGCATCCTGGTGATAGGCCTGTCCCGGGACCTACCCCTGGGTCCAGCTGATGCCATGGAGCTGGCAGATCACCTGGTCAAGAGGGCAGCCGGGGTCCAGTCTGACG ATCTGGAGGTCCTGAAAGTGGAGAGGATCCAACTCATTGATGCAGTGCTCAACCTGTGTACATACCACCACCCAGAGAACATTCAGCTGCCTGCAGG GTACCAGCCACCAAATCTGGCCATTTCAGCGCTGTACTGGAAGGCATGGCTCCTGTTGCTTGTTGTGGCTGCTTTCAATCCACAGAAAATAG GTCTGGCTGCCTGGGACAGTTATCCTACCCTGAAAATGCTCATGGAGATGGTGATGACAAA TAACTACACTTACCCCCCGTGCACTGTGGCGGATGAGGACACCAAAACAGAGATGATCAACCGAGAGCTGCAGATCTCTCAGAGGGAGAAACAGGAGATTCTGGCCTTCGAAAGTCATTTGGCCGCCGCCTCCACAAAACAAACCATCACTGAGAACAacagtctgctcctgtctcagcTGACCAGCCTCGACCCACA ggGTCCTCCTCGGAGACCTCCCCCCCAGGTGCAGGAGCAGGTCAAAACCCTGAATCAGTCTCTTCGTCTCGGACATCTTCTGTGCCGCAGTCGCAGCCCAGATTTTCTCCTCAACATTATACAGAGACAG GCGTCGTCTCAGTCCATGCCATGGTTGGCAGATTTGGTTCAGTCCAGTGAAGGGTCTCTGGATGTGCTCCCGGTGCAGTGTCTATGTGAGTTCCTCCTTCACGACGCCGCAGACGACACTTTAATGgccgatgatgatgatgaaggagAGAGCAAAGAGCAGAAGGCCAAGAAGAGACAA AGGCAACAAAAGCAGAGGCAGTTATTGGGACGGCTGCAGGATCTACTGTTAGGGCCCAAAGCTGATGAGCAGACAACATGTGAAGTGCTGGACTACTTTCTACGCCGCCTCAGCTCATCTCAGGTGGCCTCACGGGTGCTGGCAATGAAG GGTTTGTCGTTGGTGCTGAGTGAGGGTGCTTTAAAGGACGGAGAGGAGCGGGACCAGCCCATGGAGGAGGACTCCACAGATGCTGAGCTGTTGCCCTCTTACCAGTGGTTGCTCCAGGACCTGCCCAAACTACCTCTGTTCGACACTGTCCGAGCAATGACATCCACCGCCCTTCAACAG GCAATTCACATGGAGACAGACCCACAAACGATCAGTGCTTACCTCATCTATCTCTCCCTGCATGCACCTATAGAAGAACAagctgcacataatgatttggctctg GATGTAGCTCGTCTGATCGTTGAGCGTTCAACCATCATGAACAGCCTGTTCTCTAGACACTCCTGCAGACCTGAGTCAGACGCTGTGCTCAATGCTTTCCTCACCATTTTTTCCACCTACATCAAGAGGATGAGGAAGACCAAAGAGGGGGAGGACCTGTACAGTTGG TCGGAGTCTCAGGATCAGGTGTTTCTGCGCTGGACCACAGGGGAGACCGCAACGATGCATATTCTTGTAGTTCATGCCATGGTGATCCTGCTGACTTTGGGGCCGCCCAAAG GTGACAGTGACTTCTTTGCTCTTCTGGACATCTGGTTTCCGGACAAAAAGCCTTTGCCCACAGCCTTCCTGGTGGACACGTCTGAGGAGGCGCTACTGCtccctgattggttaaaacTGAGGATGATTCGCTCGGAGGTCTCTCGGCTTGTGGATGCAG ctttacagGACCTGGAGCCCCAACAGCTGCTGCTGTTTGTGCAGTCTTTTGGGATCCCAGTGTCCAGTATGAGTAAATTGCTGCAGTATCTAGACCAGGCTGTGTCACATGACCCACAGAGCCTAGAGCAGAACATCATGGACAAAC ATTACATGGCCCACCTGGTGGAGGTGCAACATGAGCGAGGTGCCACTGGGGGGCACACTTTCCATTCGTTGCTGAGCTCCTCTCTGCCTCCACGCAGAG ATTCCTCTGAAGCGAGTAAAGCCAAAGTGACAGTGGAGCAGGCCCCCAGCTCCGTGAAGATGAGAGCTGCCTCTCAGCTCAATATCAGCCCTGAGGACGATCTCACTGGAATACTGCTCCAG ATCTTCCCGCTGAAGGTGGATGCTCGCTGGCACGGCCCCCCTCCCTCTCAGCTCTCCTTGTCTTTGCAGCAGGCTCTGGCCAAAGAGCTGATGAGGGCCAAGAAGGGCCAGATCCAACAGGGAGGACTTGCCTTCTGCCTCCTGAAGGCCATCGCAGCTCTGCTCACCTCGGCTCATGCTGGGCCTATAGTCCTGTCTATGCACCGGAGCCATGCCCTCTCATGTCCTCTAATGCGACAACTGCACCTCTATCAG CGCCTTGTGTCCCAAGACGTGGCCTTTTCCTCCCTGTTTCTCAAAGTTATTGTTGAGATGTTGATCTGGTTGGACAACCCCACCATAGAGCCAGGACCGCTCAAGTCTCTGCTCAAATCTTTTGCTGGACAGAACTCTCATAAACACATGCACACTGACG TTCGAACAGGCTTCCTGCATCTTGCTGACGCTCTGGCTTATCAAAGGGAAACTGAAGTTCCGGTCAGGGCTATCATTGCAATGCTAAAGGCTGGAGAACGATATAATGCAGAGACTGAACTGGTTGGCAAAG TGTTAAAAGGCCTGATGGAGGTGAAGTCACCGTACTTGGAGGAACTTCTGTCTCTGCTGATGGCTGCTAGTACGCAGGGGGGCACTGCGGGgcccgttgccatggtgatctCCTTGTTGCTTCAGGAAAGTGAGGAGCGAGCCGTGAAAAAGGAGCCCGACTCCAACAA TTGTGAGGTGATAAAGTCTGGTCTGAACTCGGGGCTGCTGGTGGACTGGCTGGAGCATCTGGATCCTGAGGTGACTTCAGTTTGCCCAGATCTTCAACAGAAACTGCTCTTTTCTCTCAACAAG GCTCGTGGCAGTCCGGCCTACAGACCGTATCTTCTGGCCCTGCTCACTCATCAGTCCAACTGGTGCACCCTCCTGCAGTGCATCAGTGCTCTTCTGGGCAAGCAGCGAGACCACAA ACTAGACCCATCTTCAGCTTTGGATTTTCTCTGGGCTTGCAGTCACATCCCACGTATTTGGCAAGGGCGTGACCAGAAGATTCCCGAA AAGAAAACTGAGAAATTTGTGCTGCAGTTGAGTGCGGAGGAGCTGATCAGTCTGGTGGAGTTGATCCTGGCTGAGTCTGAGCTGAGTAGTCACACTGAGGCCCATAAAGACACTCAAACCTCCAACTCTCTGCTCCAGTCCCGCCTGCCTCTGCTTCACTCCTACTGCAACGGAGAGATGGACAATATCAAACAGGTGGCAGAGTACCTCATCAACTGCATCAAGAAACAAGAGGACAG TGAGATGAACCAGCGATGTCAGAACCTGTTGCTGCAGATTTACCTGCACTTCCCAGAGGTGATCCAGCACGTGAGTCTGCCTGAGAGCACCTTCAGCAGCGGAGGAGCGGCCGACGGCAGCAGCTGTAAG CTTGACGTTTTGGTGCATCGTTTGGTGACACTGCTCGCTGACATTGGAGACTCCAAATCTGCTGAGGGCCGTGTTTCTGATGCTAACCTCGCATGTAGGAAACTGGCAGTGTCACACCCAGTGCTTTTGCTCAG ACACCTGCCAATGATCGCTGGTCTGTTGCACGGCCGCATTCACCTAAACATTCACGAGTTTCGACAGCAAAACCACATGACCTTCTTCAGTAATGTGCTCGCCATCCTCAAGCTACTGCAGCCTCTAGTTTTCCACAgtaaccaccagagggcgcttCAAGACTGTCTCCTGTCATTTATGAAAGTTCTTCAG AACTTCCAGAGGTCCCGTTTTCCACTGGTCTTTATTAACAAGTTTCTTCAGTTCACTCAAAAATACATTACCCATGATGCCTCTGCTGCCATTCCCTATCTGCAGAAGCACTCAAACATTCTGCA AAGCCTAAGTGCAGAAAatccagacctggttcagttaaAATCTCTATTGGCAGGTCTGACTTTACCTGTAAAGAGCTCTTCATCGGAGGTCTCAGCGGAGGAGCGCGATG ATGATGTAGCGGCCGGATCCTTGCCCTTAGTGAACATCTCTGCCTCGGTGTCGATAAGTCAGGCCGATTTGACACGGTACCTGAAGAAGATGTCAAGAGGAGAAGCAGTGGAAG ACGTGTTGGAAGTGTTGACAGAAGTGGATGAGAAGTCGAGGAGGAGCCCAGAGATCGTACAGTACTTTATA AGTGATCTGCAGAGACTCATGGCTTCATCAGAGGAACTGTGTCGAAACATGGCGTTCAGTCTGGCTCTGCGCTGTATCCAGAACAACCCCAG CTTGGCGACTGACTTCTTGCCAACTTTCATGTACTGTTTGGGCAGCGGTAACTTTGACGTGATCCAGACAGCTCTCAGAAACCTCCCTGAGTATGTGCTTCTATGTCAAG AACATGCCGACATCTTGCTCCACAAAGCCTTCTTAGTGGGCATCTACGGACAAATAGACACAAGCTCGATGATTTCAGAGTCTATGAAGGTTCTGCATATGGAAGCCACAACCtaa